A DNA window from Sporohalobacter salinus contains the following coding sequences:
- a CDS encoding HD family phosphohydrolase, whose translation MGFLDELKDKLKFDKLEFAQDTTVRYWSWGIVVFLVLTLILTIDFIPNQVNLEVGQVSSRDVIAPKTIEYVDEAKTKELKSKAAQSVSKVYIEKANITTKVQVELDNFFKVISKYNDIVSNNKKGNNQKLSKSKKIKRIKEETEIEVPNQVIDHLLDANGDTLDYIEEKTNNIIIKYLNRGIKSDALDQVRQQIKGDVESLSAISRYKYVIENLIQQVIRPNLILNQEETAKRKEKAIESVKPVTRRIQQGEVIIRHGKVVTKKDIEILKELGLRHKQINFLAIIGLTLTVVIFIVMFVIYLSQYYSEVVSDEGVVALLGILPILTLLLAKIMTFFPIDKQSYLVPIAGMSMLLTVLVNYNLAIMITIAMSFMVSLVTGGGISGAAVALVGGLAGVYSVSKVSQRSDLVRAGFYVSGASALAILAFELSTPPVNLLQMLKMIIWGILNGIVAAVITNGFLPYLENTFGITSAVKLLELSNPNQPLLKKLLVEAPGTYHHSVIVGNLAEAAADEVGADSLFVRVGAYYHDIGKIKRPYFFTENQLGDENPHDKLSPTLSTLIITSHVKDGVELAKKYGLPSRVIDVIKQHHGISLISFFYQEACHDEKYENVDEKEFRYNGPKPQTKEAALIMLADIVEAAVRSKAEVQSNPDKLEALVRGLIRNKLEEGELDESDLTLKDLDKIATTFVKVLTGIFHNRVEYPDNLAEEIKEENDINGDSD comes from the coding sequence ATGGGTTTTTTAGATGAACTGAAAGATAAACTTAAATTTGATAAATTAGAGTTTGCTCAGGACACCACTGTTAGATATTGGAGTTGGGGAATTGTAGTTTTTCTTGTCTTGACTTTAATTTTAACGATAGATTTCATTCCTAATCAAGTTAATTTGGAAGTAGGACAAGTCAGTTCTAGGGATGTAATTGCTCCTAAAACAATTGAATATGTTGATGAAGCTAAGACTAAAGAATTAAAAAGCAAAGCTGCTCAATCAGTTTCGAAAGTATATATTGAAAAGGCTAACATAACCACTAAAGTTCAGGTTGAACTTGATAATTTCTTTAAGGTTATTAGTAAATATAATGATATTGTCTCTAATAATAAAAAGGGAAATAATCAGAAATTATCTAAATCTAAGAAGATAAAAAGGATTAAAGAGGAAACTGAGATAGAAGTTCCTAATCAAGTAATAGATCATCTTTTAGATGCTAATGGAGATACTTTGGACTATATTGAAGAGAAAACAAATAATATTATAATTAAGTATTTAAATCGCGGGATTAAAAGTGATGCTTTAGATCAGGTTAGACAACAGATAAAAGGTGATGTAGAATCATTGTCAGCAATTAGTCGTTATAAATATGTCATTGAAAATTTAATTCAACAGGTAATACGGCCTAATTTAATTCTAAATCAGGAAGAAACTGCTAAACGTAAAGAAAAAGCAATTGAGTCAGTAAAGCCTGTTACAAGAAGAATTCAGCAGGGTGAAGTGATTATTCGTCATGGAAAGGTAGTTACTAAAAAAGATATTGAAATTTTAAAGGAATTAGGATTGCGTCATAAGCAGATTAACTTTTTAGCTATTATAGGTTTAACTTTAACAGTGGTAATCTTTATTGTTATGTTTGTTATTTATCTTTCACAGTATTATTCTGAAGTAGTAAGTGATGAAGGGGTAGTTGCTTTATTAGGTATTTTACCAATTTTAACGTTGCTTTTGGCTAAAATCATGACTTTTTTCCCGATTGATAAGCAGAGTTATTTAGTGCCGATAGCTGGGATGTCGATGTTACTTACTGTTCTAGTAAATTATAATCTAGCTATCATGATAACAATAGCTATGAGTTTTATGGTTAGTTTAGTAACAGGAGGCGGAATTTCTGGAGCAGCTGTTGCTTTGGTAGGCGGTTTAGCAGGAGTTTATAGTGTTTCTAAAGTAAGTCAGCGTTCCGATCTAGTAAGGGCAGGATTCTATGTAAGTGGAGCTAGCGCTTTAGCAATTTTAGCTTTTGAGCTAAGCACTCCACCGGTTAATTTACTGCAGATGTTAAAAATGATAATCTGGGGTATACTAAATGGAATAGTAGCAGCAGTAATTACTAATGGATTTCTTCCTTATTTAGAGAACACTTTTGGGATTACTTCAGCCGTTAAGTTACTGGAGCTTTCTAATCCTAATCAACCTCTTCTTAAAAAGTTGTTAGTAGAAGCACCAGGAACCTATCATCATAGCGTGATTGTAGGTAATTTGGCTGAAGCAGCAGCAGATGAAGTAGGGGCTGATTCTTTATTTGTTCGGGTAGGTGCCTACTACCATGATATAGGTAAGATTAAGCGGCCGTATTTCTTTACTGAAAACCAATTAGGTGATGAAAATCCACATGATAAATTATCCCCTACGCTCAGTACATTAATTATTACCTCGCATGTTAAGGATGGAGTTGAATTGGCTAAAAAGTATGGACTTCCAAGTAGAGTAATTGATGTTATTAAACAGCATCACGGGATTAGTTTAATTTCTTTCTTTTATCAAGAAGCATGTCATGATGAAAAATATGAAAATGTAGATGAGAAGGAATTTAGATATAATGGGCCAAAGCCACAGACGAAGGAAGCGGCTTTAATTATGTTAGCAGATATAGTAGAAGCAGCAGTAAGATCAAAAGCAGAAGTACAGAGTAATCCTGATAAATTAGAAGCTTTGGTAAGAGGTTTAATTAGAAATAAATTAGAGGAAGGAGAGTTAGATGAATCAGATTTAACTCTTAAAGATTTAGATAAAATTGCTACTACTTTTGTAAAAGTATTAACAGGGATTTTCCATAATAGAGTAGAGTATCCAGATAATTTGGCTGAAGAGATTAAGGAGGAAAATGATATAAATGGAGATTCAGATTAA